A section of the Microbulbifer pacificus genome encodes:
- a CDS encoding CAP domain-containing protein: MLLTFAFPACVLGSDCAQPSDCLALELHNQVRRDLNAGRLPNSPIPTPPVAMLVYDQALARTAHNWSAA, from the coding sequence ATGTTGCTCACTTTTGCATTCCCCGCGTGTGTGCTGGGCAGCGATTGTGCGCAACCATCAGACTGCCTCGCACTGGAACTGCACAACCAAGTACGCAGGGACCTGAACGCCGGGCGACTTCCCAACAGCCCCATACCCACACCTCCGGTGGCAATGCTGGTCTACGACCAGGCGCTGGCACGCACTGCCCACAACTGGTCTGCAGCCTAG
- a CDS encoding pirin family protein, whose protein sequence is MLYLRRADERGRANFGWLDSRHTFSFGHYYDPKHMGISALRVINDDTVAAGAGFGTHGHRDMEIISYVLAGAIEHKDSMGNQFVVPAGEVQRMTAGTGITHSEYNHSKTEPLKFLQIWIIPNQRNLQPGYEQKAIEQKGNLTPLVTPDGRDGSLTVHQDAGLYRVQLNTGDAQALETTDGVGYLHVIEGEVYANGTALGAGDGLGTIDEPLTLRAGDKGVTALWFDLPRRVERRG, encoded by the coding sequence ATGCTTTATCTACGGCGCGCCGACGAGCGCGGCAGAGCAAACTTCGGCTGGCTCGATTCCCGTCATACCTTTTCATTCGGCCACTATTACGACCCGAAACATATGGGGATTTCCGCGCTGCGGGTGATCAATGACGATACCGTTGCCGCCGGTGCGGGCTTTGGCACCCACGGCCACAGGGATATGGAAATCATCTCCTATGTGCTTGCGGGTGCCATTGAACACAAGGACAGCATGGGCAACCAGTTTGTGGTGCCCGCCGGTGAAGTGCAGCGCATGACGGCGGGAACCGGGATTACTCACTCCGAGTACAACCACTCAAAGACTGAGCCCCTCAAGTTCCTGCAAATATGGATTATCCCCAACCAGCGCAACCTGCAACCGGGCTACGAACAGAAAGCGATCGAACAAAAAGGTAACTTGACTCCGCTGGTGACCCCGGATGGTCGTGACGGATCATTGACCGTGCATCAGGATGCAGGCCTCTACCGAGTGCAGTTGAATACTGGTGATGCCCAGGCACTGGAAACGACAGATGGCGTTGGCTACCTGCATGTCATCGAGGGTGAGGTGTACGCCAATGGCACAGCACTGGGCGCTGGTGATGGCCTAGGTACCATCGACGAACCGTTAACCCTGCGTGCAGGCGACAAAGGTGTGACCGCACTCTGGTTTGACCTGCCGCGCCGGGTGGAGCGGCGCGGCTAG
- a CDS encoding alcohol dehydrogenase catalytic domain-containing protein — protein MRGTRNVWRTPKAGAISNLKMVQEVLDVPDLEKVRIEVKSVGLNFADIFALTGLYSATPEGSFIPGLEFSGVVDEIGASANTQFKVGDRVYGCTRFGGYTNCVDVLPQHCRKIPEGWSFSEAAAFPAQSLTAFYALSELGALKPGQVVLIHSAAGGVGLQAMRMVKRLGGVPIGTVGSVAKQQFLSAQGFNEVIVRGKNFAVQLKTQLAGRPLHMVLDGIGGEIQKRSFAALAPTGRLIVFGAAEFTPGDKPNWWKAAWLYLKRPRYDVMDMISTNKSVMAFNLIWLWQEQALFDQLLTGCANLNLPAPFVGREFAFAQAHDAIEHLRSGQSVGKVVLTLD, from the coding sequence ATGAGAGGTACTCGGAACGTCTGGCGCACACCAAAGGCTGGTGCAATCAGTAACTTGAAAATGGTGCAAGAGGTTCTCGATGTACCGGATCTGGAAAAAGTCCGGATCGAAGTAAAATCCGTGGGTTTGAACTTCGCGGATATCTTCGCGTTAACCGGACTTTACTCCGCCACACCCGAAGGCAGCTTTATTCCCGGCCTTGAATTTTCCGGTGTGGTCGACGAGATTGGAGCTTCAGCAAATACACAATTCAAGGTAGGCGACCGAGTCTACGGCTGCACCCGTTTTGGTGGTTACACAAATTGCGTGGACGTATTGCCACAGCATTGCCGCAAAATTCCAGAAGGCTGGAGCTTTTCTGAAGCGGCCGCCTTTCCTGCACAGAGCCTCACCGCCTTTTATGCGCTGTCCGAACTGGGTGCATTGAAACCCGGGCAAGTGGTTTTGATCCACAGTGCCGCCGGCGGCGTCGGCTTGCAGGCAATGCGCATGGTTAAAAGGTTGGGCGGGGTGCCCATCGGTACCGTGGGCTCGGTTGCGAAACAGCAGTTTCTCTCCGCGCAGGGCTTTAATGAAGTCATTGTCCGCGGCAAAAATTTTGCGGTGCAGCTGAAGACGCAACTCGCCGGCAGACCGCTGCACATGGTCCTCGATGGAATCGGGGGTGAAATCCAGAAACGCTCGTTTGCGGCCCTGGCGCCAACCGGACGGTTGATCGTATTCGGAGCAGCGGAGTTTACCCCGGGCGATAAGCCCAACTGGTGGAAAGCCGCCTGGCTGTATCTGAAGCGCCCCCGTTACGACGTGATGGATATGATCAGCACTAACAAATCGGTAATGGCGTTCAACCTGATCTGGCTGTGGCAGGAACAGGCATTGTTTGATCAGCTGCTGACGGGGTGTGCGAACCTGAATTTACCGGCGCCGTTTGTCGGGCGGGAATTTGCGTTTGCTCAGGCCCACGACGCAATTGAACATCTGCGCAGTGGTCAGTCAGTGGGCAAGGTCGTTCTTACGCTCGATTGA
- a CDS encoding dipeptidase translates to MLKKLNLALCISGALLAGCSPESQEPKEELKAEAVGSESVDLETRHRRLLTMDTHVDIDVSNFTADHNYTEDLQTQVDLDKLEQGGLDAVWFSIYTGQGELSEEGYAAALENARAKFDAVHRLTEEIAPDRIGLATTTAQVRELIANGKLAALMGVENAYPLGTDLSLVQEFYDRGARYMSLSHNGHSQFADSNTGESDGVWLYNGLSDLGRELVGEMNRVGIIIDLSHPSKAANLETLRLTKAPVIASHSSARALNDVSRNLDDEELMAIKENGGVVQTVAFASYLNTEKYDAWKAKAFEVMGREAEKNGFKMLDWEAVGQLDSDARHDYMAGFMKLRAQVAPMVEKEVDPLVPPVNVQDFVDHIDYLVKKIGIEHVGISSDFDGGGGVAGWNDASQTASVTEELLKRQYTDEEIAQLWSGNLMRVMDEVQAVAASLQAAEAKTEG, encoded by the coding sequence ATGCTAAAAAAATTAAATCTCGCACTGTGCATTTCAGGTGCGCTGCTGGCCGGCTGCTCGCCGGAGTCTCAAGAGCCAAAAGAAGAGTTAAAGGCCGAGGCGGTAGGTAGTGAAAGTGTCGATCTGGAGACGCGACACAGGCGCCTGCTCACCATGGACACTCATGTCGATATCGATGTTAGCAATTTCACCGCCGATCACAACTACACCGAGGACCTGCAGACCCAGGTCGATCTGGACAAGCTGGAACAGGGTGGGCTGGATGCTGTCTGGTTCAGTATCTACACCGGCCAGGGGGAGCTAAGTGAAGAGGGGTACGCGGCAGCGCTGGAGAATGCGCGGGCCAAGTTCGATGCCGTACATCGCCTGACCGAAGAAATTGCCCCGGACCGCATTGGTCTGGCGACCACCACCGCACAGGTGCGTGAACTGATCGCAAACGGCAAGCTGGCGGCGTTGATGGGCGTGGAAAACGCTTACCCGCTGGGCACCGATCTCAGCCTGGTACAGGAGTTTTACGATCGCGGTGCGCGCTATATGTCACTGTCGCACAACGGCCACAGCCAGTTTGCCGATTCCAATACCGGTGAAAGCGACGGGGTGTGGCTGTACAACGGACTCAGTGATCTGGGGCGCGAGCTGGTCGGGGAAATGAACCGGGTCGGAATCATCATCGACCTGTCGCACCCCTCCAAGGCCGCCAACCTGGAAACCCTGCGCCTGACCAAGGCGCCGGTGATTGCATCCCACTCTTCCGCCAGAGCCCTGAATGATGTCAGCCGCAACCTGGATGACGAAGAGCTGATGGCGATCAAGGAAAACGGTGGTGTGGTCCAGACCGTGGCCTTTGCGTCCTATCTCAATACCGAAAAATACGATGCCTGGAAAGCAAAAGCGTTTGAGGTAATGGGAAGGGAAGCCGAGAAAAACGGTTTCAAAATGCTGGACTGGGAGGCAGTAGGGCAGCTCGACAGTGACGCCCGACACGATTACATGGCCGGCTTCATGAAGCTGCGCGCACAGGTGGCGCCCATGGTGGAAAAAGAAGTGGATCCGCTGGTGCCGCCGGTGAATGTGCAGGACTTCGTTGACCACATCGATTACCTGGTGAAAAAAATCGGTATCGAGCACGTGGGTATCAGCTCCGATTTCGACGGCGGTGGCGGTGTCGCCGGTTGGAATGACGCATCGCAAACGGCCTCCGTGACCGAGGAATTGCTGAAGCGCCAGTACACGGATGAAGAAATCGCCCAGCTTTGGAGCGGCAATCTGATGCGGGTAATGGACGAAGTACAGGCGGTGGCGGCTTCGCTGCAAGCCGCTGAAGCGAAGACCGAGGGCTAA
- a CDS encoding alkaline phosphatase D family protein, with translation MNQFTRRNFIRAALATTGSVVVSTPLQAMSRPQLPSEVTFEHGVASGDPLQDAVILWTRATPAAATEPVGPTKVTWELSSDPEFKKVLRRGGAETDLARDFTVKIDVQGLQPNTAYYYRFIGASEQSPVGRTKTLPPKGIEQVKLAIFSCSNYPAGYFNAYQLAAASEDWDAVLHLGDYIYEYGTGGYATERSAEIGRALPEDNRGELYTLTDYRKRYALYRTDAGLRALHAAAPFIAVWDDHEISNDTWKAGAQNHSEDEGDFFARRAAAVQAYYEWLPIRPPMGERNPQIYRSFSFGDLLDLHMLDTRVIGRDQQLDFKRYMDSEGNFDGRAFSAAMADPDRSLLGKPQLHWLQETLAASTGHWQLLGQQVLMGKIHLPVEMMTSFYRGGSQDRTAELVGLKAASLQGKPITDIQRARLEQVVPYNLDAWDGYAVEREVLYQRIQGLKKNMVVVAGDTHNAWYSHLKDAAGQMVGVEFATPSVTSPGMESYLKMEEKAAMEMAAGMPILVDELQYCNLHQRGYMALTFRRNAVQADWKYVDNIRSSEFVEVARHSVTYKLR, from the coding sequence GTGAACCAATTTACCCGACGCAATTTCATCAGGGCTGCACTTGCCACCACCGGCAGTGTAGTGGTCTCAACACCGCTGCAGGCCATGAGCCGTCCGCAGCTGCCGTCGGAGGTGACCTTCGAGCACGGCGTGGCCAGCGGCGATCCGCTGCAGGATGCGGTGATCCTGTGGACTCGCGCAACGCCGGCGGCAGCTACCGAGCCCGTCGGGCCGACAAAGGTGACCTGGGAGCTGTCCAGCGACCCGGAATTCAAAAAAGTCCTACGCCGCGGCGGGGCGGAAACCGACCTCGCACGGGATTTCACGGTAAAGATCGACGTCCAGGGTCTGCAGCCGAACACCGCGTACTACTACCGCTTTATCGGTGCCAGCGAGCAGAGTCCGGTGGGGCGTACCAAGACGCTGCCGCCGAAGGGCATCGAGCAGGTGAAACTGGCGATATTTTCCTGCTCCAACTACCCGGCGGGTTACTTCAACGCCTACCAGCTGGCGGCAGCCAGTGAGGACTGGGATGCGGTGCTGCACCTCGGCGATTACATCTACGAGTACGGCACCGGCGGCTACGCCACCGAGCGCTCGGCGGAAATCGGCCGTGCACTGCCGGAAGACAACCGCGGCGAACTCTATACCCTCACCGACTACCGCAAGCGCTACGCCCTCTACCGCACCGATGCCGGCCTGCGAGCGCTGCACGCGGCAGCGCCGTTTATCGCAGTGTGGGATGACCACGAAATCAGCAATGACACCTGGAAAGCCGGAGCGCAGAACCACAGCGAAGACGAGGGCGATTTCTTCGCCCGCCGCGCCGCCGCGGTCCAGGCCTACTACGAATGGCTGCCGATCCGCCCGCCCATGGGCGAGCGCAATCCACAGATCTACCGCAGCTTTAGCTTCGGCGACCTGCTGGACCTGCACATGCTGGATACCCGGGTGATCGGCCGCGACCAGCAGCTGGATTTCAAGCGCTATATGGACAGTGAAGGCAACTTCGACGGCCGCGCCTTCAGCGCCGCCATGGCAGACCCGGACCGCTCACTGCTGGGCAAACCACAGCTGCATTGGTTGCAGGAAACGCTCGCCGCATCCACCGGCCACTGGCAGTTGCTGGGGCAACAGGTGCTGATGGGCAAGATACACCTGCCGGTGGAAATGATGACCAGTTTCTACCGGGGCGGCAGTCAGGATCGCACCGCGGAGCTGGTCGGACTCAAGGCCGCCAGCCTTCAGGGCAAGCCGATTACCGACATTCAGCGCGCGCGCCTCGAGCAGGTGGTCCCGTATAACCTCGACGCTTGGGACGGCTACGCCGTAGAGCGTGAAGTCCTGTACCAGCGTATACAGGGGCTGAAAAAAAATATGGTGGTGGTGGCCGGGGATACCCACAACGCCTGGTACAGCCACCTGAAAGATGCCGCGGGACAAATGGTGGGGGTGGAGTTCGCAACCCCCAGCGTGACCTCACCGGGCATGGAAAGCTACCTGAAAATGGAGGAGAAAGCGGCGATGGAGATGGCCGCGGGCATGCCGATACTGGTGGACGAGCTGCAGTACTGCAACCTGCACCAGCGCGGCTATATGGCGCTGACCTTCCGCCGCAATGCAGTGCAGGCGGATTGGAAATATGTGGATAACATCCGCAGCAGCGAGTTTGTGGAAGTGGCGCGCCACAGTGTTACCTATAAACTGCGTTGA
- the mtgA gene encoding monofunctional biosynthetic peptidoglycan transglycosylase, which yields MPKLLKRSISISLWLGATFVLATALLVLLLRWIDPPSSMVIQSWQQQSGRKAHQTWQPLEKISTNLQMAVIAAEDQKFPQHFGFDIGSLQKALSEKRKRTRGASTITQQTAKNLFLWNGRSYLRKALEAWFTLLLEILWPKERILEVYLNIAEFGEGVYGAEAAARQFFGTSSQQLTRWQSGLLAAVLPNPKQMSARRPSAYVQSRAVAINKQVRQLGGSRYLDSL from the coding sequence ATGCCCAAGCTTCTGAAGCGCTCAATCAGCATCTCTCTCTGGCTCGGCGCCACCTTTGTATTGGCGACGGCACTGCTGGTTCTACTACTGCGCTGGATCGACCCACCCTCTTCCATGGTAATTCAGTCGTGGCAGCAACAGAGCGGTCGCAAGGCACACCAGACCTGGCAACCGCTGGAGAAGATTTCTACCAATTTGCAGATGGCGGTGATTGCGGCGGAAGACCAGAAGTTTCCGCAGCACTTTGGCTTTGACATCGGATCGCTGCAAAAGGCGCTCAGCGAAAAGCGCAAGCGCACCCGCGGTGCCAGCACCATCACCCAGCAGACCGCCAAGAACCTGTTTCTTTGGAACGGACGCAGCTATCTGCGCAAAGCTCTGGAAGCCTGGTTTACTCTGTTGCTGGAAATCCTCTGGCCCAAGGAGCGCATCCTCGAGGTGTACCTGAATATTGCGGAGTTCGGCGAGGGTGTGTACGGAGCCGAGGCCGCAGCGCGCCAGTTTTTCGGCACGTCGTCCCAACAGCTCACACGCTGGCAATCGGGCCTGCTGGCAGCGGTACTGCCGAATCCCAAGCAGATGTCCGCAAGACGTCCGTCGGCCTATGTGCAGAGTCGTGCAGTGGCCATCAACAAACAGGTAAGGCAGCTGGGGGGAAGCCGTTATCTCGATTCCCTGTAG
- a CDS encoding CAP domain-containing protein — protein MAAWAAEARDYRYQPFKVMKTGHYSQLIWNTIDTIENGKKVSRAVGCGVYRCPEGRIRTIVTCNYAPGGNIQGVVPYRTR, from the coding sequence GTGGCGGCGTGGGCCGCGGAAGCGCGCGACTATCGCTATCAGCCCTTCAAGGTAATGAAAACCGGGCACTACAGCCAGCTGATCTGGAATACGATCGACACCATTGAAAACGGAAAAAAAGTATCGCGCGCGGTGGGTTGCGGTGTGTACCGCTGCCCGGAAGGGCGCATCAGGACCATTGTGACCTGTAATTACGCCCCGGGCGGTAATATTCAGGGTGTGGTGCCCTATCGAACGCGCTAG
- a CDS encoding endonuclease/exonuclease/phosphatase family protein — MRSTTILFLTLALLYSTGAASDTPIRALNYNVWLGFHKGEKIPEFQRWIADKRPDIVTFQELNGISEKELREIATSWGHEYVSVLKPWGFPVGITSSAEIEVIAKPFWFYHHGHIQAKTHGVNVFAVHFWPKEEKEPNDIIELAKGLVEKGEKVLIAGDFNTHSARDKSYLDTMPKLGYVYFDVVEQFERNGFVDLVHKHRPDHKRSFPTLVFTDGAPDARSKSAKKSERIDFVFANTVWAEHSRKAEVVVDETTDFLSDHYPLIVEIE, encoded by the coding sequence ATGCGCTCTACAACTATACTTTTTCTGACCCTCGCCCTGCTCTATTCAACAGGCGCCGCCTCCGATACGCCGATCAGGGCGCTGAACTACAATGTCTGGCTCGGGTTCCACAAGGGCGAAAAAATTCCGGAGTTCCAGCGCTGGATTGCCGATAAAAGGCCGGACATCGTCACCTTTCAGGAACTCAACGGCATCAGTGAAAAGGAACTTCGCGAAATCGCCACGTCCTGGGGGCACGAGTACGTCTCGGTACTGAAGCCCTGGGGCTTCCCGGTGGGGATTACTTCCAGCGCCGAGATCGAGGTAATTGCGAAACCCTTCTGGTTCTACCACCACGGACATATTCAGGCGAAGACCCACGGAGTAAATGTCTTCGCAGTGCACTTCTGGCCCAAGGAAGAAAAGGAACCAAATGACATCATTGAACTGGCAAAGGGGCTCGTCGAAAAGGGCGAAAAAGTATTGATTGCCGGGGACTTCAATACCCACTCCGCCCGCGACAAGTCCTATCTGGATACGATGCCCAAGCTGGGCTACGTTTACTTTGATGTGGTGGAGCAGTTCGAGCGAAACGGGTTTGTAGACCTGGTGCACAAACATCGCCCTGACCATAAGCGTTCCTTCCCCACCCTCGTCTTTACCGATGGCGCACCGGACGCCAGATCGAAATCGGCCAAAAAATCTGAACGAATCGATTTTGTCTTTGCCAATACGGTTTGGGCAGAACATTCCCGCAAAGCAGAAGTGGTCGTCGATGAAACAACGGATTTTTTATCCGACCACTATCCGTTAATTGTGGAAATTGAATAA